One window of Phycisphaeraceae bacterium genomic DNA carries:
- a CDS encoding tetratricopeptide repeat protein, with the protein MKQTSSREQDSADADQPEFDFNKAALATWLLEEPATEEERRHGVTPDQLQRELEQAARQHQAGNLDIAMAGYQRVLGAQPNNADALHLAGMIDLARGRIQNAIARMESALAAAGPSAFPHYFSNLGNALREAGRYEESEGRYREAISKGGGSADVWNNLGITLLKRERFSDAVVAFAESVQLRPQHAGGLSNLATALAKVGAWPEALRYADAALALAPALRPALSTRAAALRATARLDEAVQAASQIAEQYPAESEAHAELGVALAMAGRHEQAVDAFRRALTHAPDSAPAHQNLGASLLRCNRFEQAEAELRRSTELDPTNAAAFRNLSVALVNLVRLDEAMLAAREAVRIAPDDALNHAGLGAAELIRDRLAEAEHAYRRALELDPTLADAWNGLGVAHEKSGDDAEALRCYTRATELEPDNAHSHVNRAIMLLLRGEMPEGWREYEWRLTWAERNGGGRKGDAPRWKVGEHLPDGTLPRVLIFCEQGLGDAVQFARFLPMVKKAASRVIVQCNAITAPLLRTAPGIDEVVLFDEALPPHDRSLALMSLPAELGTTIGTIPNRVPYFVVSAHKKQEWRSRLRESSGALKVALAWSGSPKNQNDANRSIPLSRLAPLSLVPNTRFYAVLKGSATSQIPEVLPWQVTDLSPFLHDLSDTAGALDEMDLLISVDTSVAHLGGALAKPVWLLAFYPPDFRWLKDRADSPWYPTMRIYRQRARWEWDPIIERVARDLEALVRARKT; encoded by the coding sequence TTGAAACAAACAAGTAGCCGCGAGCAGGACTCCGCCGATGCAGACCAGCCCGAGTTTGACTTCAACAAGGCTGCGCTCGCGACCTGGCTGCTCGAGGAGCCTGCGACCGAAGAGGAAAGGCGGCACGGGGTGACGCCGGACCAGCTCCAGCGCGAACTTGAGCAGGCGGCGCGCCAGCATCAGGCGGGCAATCTCGACATCGCCATGGCCGGATATCAGCGTGTCCTCGGGGCTCAACCGAACAATGCCGATGCGCTTCATCTTGCCGGGATGATCGATCTTGCCCGCGGGCGAATTCAGAACGCGATTGCGCGGATGGAATCGGCGCTCGCCGCGGCGGGCCCATCCGCCTTTCCCCACTACTTCTCGAATCTGGGCAACGCGCTCCGCGAAGCCGGGCGGTACGAGGAGTCCGAGGGACGCTACCGCGAAGCGATCTCCAAGGGGGGCGGGTCTGCCGACGTCTGGAACAACCTGGGCATCACTCTGCTGAAGCGCGAGCGGTTTTCGGATGCGGTCGTCGCGTTCGCGGAGTCGGTACAGCTTCGGCCGCAGCATGCCGGGGGGCTCTCAAATCTGGCGACGGCACTCGCGAAAGTCGGCGCCTGGCCGGAAGCACTCCGGTACGCGGATGCCGCGCTCGCGCTGGCGCCGGCTTTGCGACCCGCGCTCTCGACCCGTGCCGCGGCGCTGCGCGCGACGGCCCGCTTGGATGAGGCTGTTCAAGCCGCATCGCAGATCGCGGAGCAGTATCCCGCTGAGAGCGAAGCGCACGCGGAACTCGGTGTCGCGCTGGCCATGGCGGGGCGGCACGAACAAGCGGTCGACGCGTTTCGGCGGGCGCTCACGCACGCCCCAGATTCGGCCCCGGCACATCAGAATCTGGGCGCATCTCTCCTTCGTTGCAACAGGTTTGAGCAGGCCGAAGCGGAGCTGCGCCGCTCCACGGAACTCGATCCGACAAACGCGGCCGCTTTCCGGAATCTTTCGGTCGCGCTCGTGAATCTCGTGCGGCTTGACGAAGCGATGCTCGCGGCAAGGGAGGCGGTGCGGATCGCCCCCGACGATGCGCTCAACCACGCCGGGCTGGGTGCCGCGGAACTCATCCGCGACCGATTGGCTGAAGCCGAGCATGCCTACCGACGCGCACTCGAACTCGACCCGACGCTCGCCGACGCCTGGAACGGCCTGGGCGTCGCACACGAGAAGTCCGGCGATGATGCCGAAGCACTGCGGTGCTACACGCGAGCCACCGAGCTCGAGCCCGACAACGCTCACTCGCACGTCAATCGCGCGATCATGCTCCTGCTTCGGGGCGAGATGCCCGAGGGCTGGCGCGAATACGAGTGGAGGCTGACCTGGGCCGAGCGCAACGGAGGCGGTCGCAAGGGTGATGCGCCCCGCTGGAAGGTGGGCGAGCACCTGCCCGACGGAACATTGCCTCGGGTCCTGATCTTTTGCGAGCAGGGACTCGGTGACGCTGTGCAGTTCGCGCGATTCCTGCCGATGGTGAAGAAAGCGGCTTCGCGGGTAATCGTGCAGTGCAACGCCATCACCGCGCCGCTTCTTCGCACCGCGCCGGGCATCGACGAAGTCGTCCTGTTCGATGAGGCGCTTCCTCCGCACGATCGCTCGCTCGCGCTAATGAGCCTTCCGGCGGAACTCGGCACGACGATCGGGACGATTCCGAATCGCGTTCCGTACTTCGTCGTTTCCGCGCACAAGAAGCAAGAATGGCGATCCCGCCTTCGCGAATCCTCCGGCGCTCTCAAAGTCGCTCTCGCGTGGTCGGGTTCTCCGAAGAATCAGAACGACGCCAACCGCTCGATTCCGCTTTCTCGGCTCGCGCCGCTATCTCTTGTTCCGAACACGCGCTTCTACGCCGTTCTCAAGGGCTCCGCGACGAGCCAGATCCCGGAGGTTCTGCCGTGGCAAGTCACCGATCTTTCGCCGTTCCTGCATGATCTCTCCGACACGGCGGGCGCGCTCGATGAGATGGATTTGCTCATCTCCGTCGATACATCGGTCGCGCACCTGGGCGGAGCGCTCGCCAAGCCGGTCTGGCTTCTCGCGTTCTACCCGCCGGATTTCCGCTGGCTCAAAGACCGTGCGGACTCTCCCTGGTACCCCACGATGAGGATTTATCGTCAGCGGGCGCGCTGGGAGTGGGACCCGATCATCGAGCGGGTCGCGCGCGATCTCGAAGCATTGGTCCGCGCGCGGAAGACCTGA
- a CDS encoding SRPBCC family protein, producing MPACTLIKQVNAPPERVFAFLADMNNWERAISAIKEIEVLTPGPVGKGTRFKETRVMFGKEATETMEITAWDPPRSHAIEADSCGARFISTISIEPTGAGSTIRMHTRTVAQTFFAKLFAPLGYLMMGMMKKAMQKDLDDLAKAIETNK from the coding sequence TTGCCCGCGTGCACGCTCATCAAGCAGGTCAACGCTCCGCCCGAGCGCGTCTTCGCGTTTCTCGCCGACATGAACAACTGGGAGAGAGCGATCTCTGCGATCAAAGAGATCGAGGTGCTGACGCCCGGCCCCGTCGGTAAGGGCACCCGCTTCAAAGAAACCCGGGTGATGTTCGGCAAAGAAGCAACCGAGACGATGGAGATCACCGCGTGGGACCCGCCCCGGAGTCACGCGATCGAAGCCGATTCCTGCGGCGCACGATTCATCTCGACAATCTCGATCGAGCCGACCGGCGCCGGATCCACGATCCGCATGCACACCCGGACCGTGGCGCAGACTTTCTTCGCGAAGCTCTTCGCCCCTTTGGGGTACCTCATGATGGGCATGATGAAAAAGGCGATGCAGAAAGATCTCGACGATCTTGCGAAGGCCATTGAAACAAACAAGTAG
- a CDS encoding bleomycin resistance family protein yields MKVSHLTPILNVRDVVASIAWFEKWGWRKLWAWYDSVQMMENDHRFPVLQQSGRIGVPGFAAVGAGECEIFLCRDGQGGRGMPTATDYEATSVGVWMSIFVEGVNEIHELCVKEGFKVLMPPTNQPWGMREFHLQHPDGHVFRVGQSAGCEP; encoded by the coding sequence ATGAAGGTTTCTCATCTCACCCCCATCCTCAACGTCAGAGACGTCGTTGCCAGTATCGCCTGGTTCGAAAAGTGGGGCTGGCGCAAGCTCTGGGCGTGGTACGACAGCGTCCAGATGATGGAGAACGATCACCGATTCCCGGTTTTGCAGCAATCGGGGAGAATCGGCGTGCCGGGGTTTGCGGCCGTCGGCGCGGGCGAGTGCGAAATCTTTCTTTGCCGCGATGGTCAGGGCGGGCGCGGCATGCCGACCGCGACGGATTACGAAGCGACTTCCGTCGGCGTGTGGATGAGCATCTTCGTGGAAGGTGTGAACGAGATCCATGAGTTGTGCGTCAAGGAAGGTTTCAAAGTCCTGATGCCTCCGACGAATCAACCCTGGGGCATGCGCGAATTCCATTTGCAGCATCCGGACGGGCACGTTTTTCGGGTCGGTCAGAGCGCCGGTTGCGAGCCGTAA
- a CDS encoding NAD(P)H-dependent oxidoreductase, producing the protein MPRNIFVFCGNPVEGSLCAQFTEQYASGAKASGHACRVMSVGAMTFDPNLRHGYHKRLELEADLLAAQEAMRWADHLVFVYPTWWGSMPALMKGFIDRTFLPEFAFRYRKNSVFWDRLLAGRTARLIVTMDAPWWWDTIVNGATSRHTMAAPILKFSGVRPVRQTVFDQVRRSTPKKREQWMERVRRLGESAA; encoded by the coding sequence ATGCCTCGAAACATCTTCGTTTTCTGCGGCAATCCGGTCGAAGGAAGTCTTTGCGCCCAGTTCACCGAGCAATACGCTTCAGGCGCGAAGGCCTCCGGACATGCATGCCGCGTGATGTCCGTTGGCGCGATGACGTTCGATCCGAATCTGCGTCATGGCTATCACAAGCGGCTCGAACTAGAAGCGGATCTGCTGGCGGCGCAGGAGGCGATGCGCTGGGCCGATCATCTGGTATTCGTCTACCCGACGTGGTGGGGCTCGATGCCGGCGCTGATGAAGGGGTTTATCGACCGAACGTTTCTTCCGGAGTTCGCGTTCCGCTATCGAAAAAACTCGGTCTTCTGGGATCGTCTGCTCGCCGGGCGCACGGCGCGGCTCATCGTGACGATGGACGCGCCCTGGTGGTGGGACACGATCGTGAACGGCGCGACCTCGCGCCACACCATGGCGGCGCCGATCCTGAAATTCAGCGGCGTGCGGCCCGTGCGCCAGACCGTGTTCGACCAGGTGAGGCGTTCGACGCCGAAGAAACGGGAGCAGTGGATGGAGCGCGTGCGCCGGCTGGGCGAATCCGCCGCGTGA
- a CDS encoding NAD(P)-dependent oxidoreductase — MRICIPGGSGFIGRYFHEQLTPKGHEVVILDLVKPEWDIGRSPFFHGDIRDPQIVQRAIRGCDRVLNLAAAHHDFGIDERTFFDVNETGARVLCESMDKEGIRDVGFYSTVAVFGSAPEPHTEDAPKQPESNYGKSKLAAERVYEPWVKKGDGRRALIIRPTVTFGPRNYANMYSLIRQVNSGKFVLVGDGSNIKSLSYVENIVDATIFLWMREEREPWGVYHFVDKPDLKSREISEQVYRSLGKNPPKFRIPLGLACLLALPFDIVIKLTGKNLPVSSARIKKLFAMQTKFEAQKILDAGYRPKVPLAGPDGGIDRMVKWYLAEGQHKKAVWHLPPPEVQKFSDAEPASASAPARGAVSAA; from the coding sequence GTGCGGATCTGCATTCCCGGCGGTTCGGGTTTCATCGGCCGCTATTTTCACGAGCAATTGACCCCCAAGGGCCACGAAGTGGTCATCTTGGATCTTGTCAAGCCGGAATGGGATATCGGACGCTCACCCTTTTTTCACGGCGACATCCGTGATCCGCAGATCGTGCAGCGGGCTATTCGGGGGTGCGATCGGGTTCTGAACCTTGCCGCGGCGCACCACGATTTCGGCATCGATGAGCGCACGTTCTTCGATGTGAACGAGACCGGCGCGAGAGTGCTCTGTGAATCGATGGACAAGGAAGGAATTCGCGATGTCGGGTTCTACTCGACGGTCGCGGTCTTTGGGAGCGCGCCCGAGCCTCACACGGAGGACGCGCCCAAGCAGCCCGAATCGAATTATGGAAAGAGCAAGCTCGCGGCGGAGCGCGTGTACGAACCGTGGGTGAAGAAGGGCGACGGAAGGCGAGCTCTCATCATCCGACCGACGGTGACATTCGGCCCGCGCAACTACGCGAACATGTATTCGCTGATCCGCCAGGTGAACAGCGGCAAGTTTGTGCTCGTGGGCGACGGCAGCAACATCAAGAGTCTTTCGTACGTCGAGAACATCGTCGATGCGACAATCTTCCTGTGGATGCGCGAAGAGCGCGAGCCGTGGGGCGTGTATCACTTCGTTGACAAGCCCGACCTCAAGAGCCGCGAGATCAGCGAGCAGGTGTACCGGTCGCTCGGAAAGAATCCGCCGAAGTTCCGGATTCCGCTCGGGCTCGCGTGCCTGCTCGCGCTGCCGTTCGACATCGTGATCAAACTGACGGGCAAGAACCTGCCGGTGAGCAGCGCGCGGATCAAGAAGCTGTTCGCGATGCAGACCAAGTTCGAGGCGCAGAAGATCCTCGATGCGGGGTATCGCCCGAAGGTGCCGCTCGCCGGGCCCGACGGCGGCATCGACCGCATGGTGAAGTGGTATCTCGCCGAGGGGCAGCACAAAAAGGCCGTGTGGCACTTGCCTCCGCCCGAGGTGCAGAAGTTCAGCGACGCGGAACCCGCGAGCGCTTCTGCTCCCGCGCGCGGCGCGGTCAGCGCGGCGTGA